TGGCGTTATTTAAGTCGTAACAGAATTACAGATATTAATTCTCTTTCTACTTTAATTAAATTAGATGTAATGAATTTACGAGGAGCGCAGCGGCATCTCGCCGGGGGGCGCCAGGGCGGTGCGGAAGAAGGTCAGCTGATATCCGAAGCGGCGGCCGTCTTGGGCTTGTAGATGACCGGTGAAATACCACCACTCGGTGCGGAAACCGGGGTGGGGACCATGATCCTCGGGGAAGGAGAAGGGACGGGGAGCGGTCGCCCGTTCATAGCCTTCCATGCCTCCGGCGGCCATGGCTTCCGCCACGTCGATGCCCGGGTTCGCCGGAGCCGCCGGGGGAGGGTCCAGCAACAGGGCGCCGGCCACCACGGCGGCGAGGAGGAGCAGGAGGGTGAGGATCAGAGCGCGCATGGAAGCTTCCTCATTCCTGCCGGAGCGCCAGCGCCGGCGGTGTTCGGGCCATCCGATAGGCGGGGTAGATGCCCGCCAGCAGCGCCGCGACGAGGGCCAGGGCCAGGGCCTCCAGACCGATGGAGGGCGGCAGCAACAGCTCCACGGACCAGCCGAAGGAGCGGCGGTTGATGACGTGGGTCATGATCACCGCCATGACCACCCCCATGGGGATGGAGAGCAGGCCCGCCGCCAGCCCCATGAGACCGGTCTGGGCGGTGACCAATCGCCACACCTGCCGCGGCGTCAGGCCGTTGGCGCGGAGCATGGCCAGCTCCCGGGCGCGGTCCAGCTGCAGGGCGGTGAGGGCGCCTACCACCCCCAAGAAGGCGACGGCGCCGGCGAGCAGCCGCAGGACTCCGGTGATCAGGAAAGTGCGGTCGAAGATTTCCAGGGAAAGCTCGCGGATCGAGCGGTTGGAGCGCGCTAGGGTTTCGGGTTGGGACGTCTCGGGCTGGCTAGCTTCGGTGCCGTCACCGGGGTTGCCGCCGGCACTGGCACTGGCGCTGGCTCCGAGGCGGCGAATGCCCGCCAAGGCCCGGTCCTCGGCGGCTCCGGGAGCGAGGAAGACGGCGAGGGCGGTAAAGCCCCGGTCCTGCCAGTATCGATCATAGGTGCCGCGGTCCATGAGCACCGAGCCCTGATCCGAACCGTAGTCCCGATACACCGCGGCGACGGGGAAGTCGCGCCGGCCGGCGTCGGTGCGCAGACTCAAGAGGTCTCCGGGCTGGAGCCCCCGGCGGAAGGCGAAGGGCTCGGAGATGAGCAGGGCTTCCTCCTGCCGCACCTGCCGCCAGGCCTCCTCCGGTTCGCTGGCGAGAAATCGGAACGAGCCACGGCCGCGCTCATCCAGATCCACCGCCGCCATCTGCACCGGCCCCTGCTGGGAGGCGATGGTCACCCGCCGGAGGGTGTTGACTCGCCCTACCTCCGGCAGCTCGGCGATTTGCCGTGCCAGCTCCTCCGGTAGCGGAGCCTGCCCGCCCCCGACGCCGCGGCCGGGGCGCAGAGGCGAGACATAGATATCCGCCACCAGGGTGTGTTCCAGCCACTGGGCCACGGAGCTACGGAAGCTGTCGATCATCACTCCGATGCCGACGGTCACCGATACCGCCACGGTGAGGGCGGCGATGGCGACGCCGGTGCGGCTCAGGGAGGCCACCACGCCGCGGGCGGCCATGCGTCCCAGCAGCCCGGTCCAACGCCCCAGGGGACCCTGGACCAGGCGCATCAGGGCAGCGGTGGCCGGCGGAGCGAGGAGGGCACAGCCCATGACCACTACGAACATGCCGGTGAAGGCCACCACCAGCGAGGTCCGGGGGACCAGCAGCGCCGCACCGCCAGCGAGCAGCAGAGCGCCGATGCCGGCCAGGTAGGGCAGCCGCTGTCGCGCCCGCTGCTCCAGGGCCGAGCGGCTGAGGGTCTGGCGGGGAGGCGTGGAGGTCGCTTCCCGGGCCGGCGCCAGGGCCGCCAGCAGGCTGGCGCCGACCCCCAGGGCGATGCCCACCAGCAGGCCTTGGGGCGCCAGCGCCAGCTCCCGGACGGTGAGGACGAAATAGAGGTCGTTGATGGTGCGGGTCACCAGCCGTACCAGAGCGTGGCCTAGACCGATTCCCAGCAAGAGCCCCAGGACGGTGCCGGCGAGGCCCAGGGCCAAGGCTTCGGCGAGGATCGAGCGGAAGATCTGCCGGCGGGTCACTCCCAGCGCCCGCAGCCGGCCGATGAGGGGGCGGCGCTGGACCACCGAGAAGCTCACCGTGTTGTAGACCAGGAAAGTACCGCAGAGCAACGCCAGCAGGCTCAGGGCCCGGAGATTGAGCTGGAAGGACTCAATCATCCCGGCGGTGGCATTCTGGCGCGCCTGGGCCTCGAGAATCTCGACCCCGGGCGGCAAGGCTTCCCGGAGCCGCTGAAGCACCTGGTCGGTGCCGGTGCCGGTGGGAAGAATGAGATCGATGCGGGTCAGCCGGCCGGGGCGCTGGAGCAACTCCTGAGCCCCGGCGATATCCATCACCAACAAATCCTCGCGGCCCCTAGGGTCGCCTTCCAGCACGCCGGCGAGCTCGACCTCGACCGTCCGGCCGTCGATCCCCAGCCGCAGCCGGCCGCCTTCCTCCAGACCCAAGTCGCGAGCCGTCGCTTCCGCCACCAGGGCGGCGCCGGGGCGAACCAGGAGCTCTCCGGGGTCCACCGAACCGCCCGCCAGGGCGGTGCGAAAGGGGGCCTCCGCCCAAGGGTCGACGCCCACCAGATGCAGCACCCGCCCCGGGTGGTCGGGGAGGGCGACGTAGGCCTCCACCACCGGCGCGGCGCGGTCGATCTCGCCGCTGCGGCGCAGCTGAGCGTAGAGATCCTCGTCGACCCCCGCCGGTCCCGCCACCAGCTGGTGGGTGGTGCGGCCGGTGACCTGCTCGGTGGACAGGCGGAACGCTCGTTCGGCGCTTTGGTTGGCCAGCTCGATGGCCACCACCACCGCCACACCGAGAGCGACCCCCAGCACCGAGAGGGCGATCTGCCACGGATGGCGTTGGAG
The DNA window shown above is from Acidobacteriota bacterium and carries:
- a CDS encoding lipocalin-like domain-containing protein, translating into MRALILTLLLLLAAVVAGALLLDPPPAAPANPGIDVAEAMAAGGMEGYERATAPRPFSFPEDHGPHPGFRTEWWYFTGHLQAQDGRRFGYQLTFFRTALAPPGEMPLRSS
- a CDS encoding ABC transporter permease; this encodes MSTILSRASRRYLQRHPWQIALSVLGVALGVAVVVAIELANQSAERAFRLSTEQVTGRTTHQLVAGPAGVDEDLYAQLRRSGEIDRAAPVVEAYVALPDHPGRVLHLVGVDPWAEAPFRTALAGGSVDPGELLVRPGAALVAEATARDLGLEEGGRLRLGIDGRTVEVELAGVLEGDPRGREDLLVMDIAGAQELLQRPGRLTRIDLILPTGTGTDQVLQRLREALPPGVEILEAQARQNATAGMIESFQLNLRALSLLALLCGTFLVYNTVSFSVVQRRPLIGRLRALGVTRRQIFRSILAEALALGLAGTVLGLLLGIGLGHALVRLVTRTINDLYFVLTVRELALAPQGLLVGIALGVGASLLAALAPAREATSTPPRQTLSRSALEQRARQRLPYLAGIGALLLAGGAALLVPRTSLVVAFTGMFVVVMGCALLAPPATAALMRLVQGPLGRWTGLLGRMAARGVVASLSRTGVAIAALTVAVSVTVGIGVMIDSFRSSVAQWLEHTLVADIYVSPLRPGRGVGGGQAPLPEELARQIAELPEVGRVNTLRRVTIASQQGPVQMAAVDLDERGRGSFRFLASEPEEAWRQVRQEEALLISEPFAFRRGLQPGDLLSLRTDAGRRDFPVAAVYRDYGSDQGSVLMDRGTYDRYWQDRGFTALAVFLAPGAAEDRALAGIRRLGASASASAGGNPGDGTEASQPETSQPETLARSNRSIRELSLEIFDRTFLITGVLRLLAGAVAFLGVVGALTALQLDRARELAMLRANGLTPRQVWRLVTAQTGLMGLAAGLLSIPMGVVMAVIMTHVINRRSFGWSVELLLPPSIGLEALALALVAALLAGIYPAYRMARTPPALALRQE